One Xenopus tropicalis strain Nigerian chromosome 8, UCB_Xtro_10.0, whole genome shotgun sequence genomic window carries:
- the ppp5c gene encoding protein PPP5D1 (The RefSeq protein has 1 substitution compared to this genomic sequence): MAEAERAEEAGGEPTISREKTAEELKEQANEYFRVKDYDRAVQYYTQAIGLSPDTAIYYGNRSLAYLRTECYGYALADASRAIQLDAKYIKGYYRRAASNMALGKLKAALKDYETVVKVRPHDKDAQMKFQECSKLVRQKAFERAIACEQHNRSVVDSLDIEGMTIEDEYTGPQLKDGNVTIDFMLELMQFYKDQKKLHRKCVYQMLVQVKDILSKLPSLVEISLEKSQQVTVCGDTHGQFYDLMNIFHLNGLPSENNPYIFNGDFVDRGSFSVEVIVTLFGFKLLYPAQFHLLRGNHETDTMNQMYGFEGEVKAKYSAQMFQLFSEVFQWLPLAMCVNQRVLIMHGGLFSEDGVTLDQIRSIERNRQPPDSGPMCDLLWSDPQPQDGRSSSKRGVSCQFGPDVTRRFLEENGLDYIIRSHEVKPEGYEVSHNGLCVTVFSAPNYCDQMGNKGAYIHLNGSDLKPKFHQFEAVPHPNVKPMMYANSLLQMGMM, from the exons ATGGCAGAGGCAGAGCGAGCTGAGGAGGCCGGAGGAGAACCAACAATTAGCAGGGAGAAGACTGCTGAAGAGCTAAAGGAACAAGCGAATGAATACTTCAGGG TAAAAGATTATGACCGTGCTGTGCAGTATTACACCCAAGCCATTGGTCTTAGTCCAGACACTGCTATTTACTATGGGAATCGCAGTCTGGCATATCTCCGAACTGAATGTTATGGCTATGCCCTTGCGGATGCTTCCCGTGCCATCCAGCTGGATGCCAAATACATCAAAGGTTACTACAGAAGGGCAGCCAGTAATAtggccctggggaagctgaaagCTGCTCTAAAGGACTATGAGACG GTAGTTAAAGTTCGCCCTCATGACAAAGATGCCCAAATGAAGTTTCAAGAGTGCAGTAAGCTGGTCCGGCAGAAAGCTTTTGAAAGAGCTATCGCTTGTGAACAGCACAACCGTTCAGTGGTGGACTCACTTGATATTGAAGGAATGA CTATAGAAGATGAGTATACAGGTCCACAGTTAAAGGATGGGAATGTCACCATAGATTTTATGTTGGAGTTGATGCAGTTTTATAAAGATCAGAAAAAACTTCATCGGAAATGTGTTTATCAG ATGTTGGTACAAGTGAAAGATATTTTGTCTAAGCTTCCCAGTCTGGTAGAGATCTCTCTGGAAAAG TCTCAGCAGGTAACAGTGTGTGGTGACACACATGGTCAGTTTTACGACTTAATGAACATTTTTCATCTAAACGGTCTCCCGTCTGAGAATAATCCATAT ATATTTAATGGTGACTTTGTTGATCGTGGTTCATTCTCAGTGGAAGTCATAGTGACCCTCTTTGGGTTCAAATTGCTTTATCCAGCCCACTTTCATCTGCTTAGAG GTAACCATGAAACAGACACTATGAATCAGATGTATGGATTTGAAGGGGAAGTAAAGGCTAAATACTCAGCTCAAATGTTCCAGCTATTTAGTGAAGTTTTTCAGTGGCTGCCGTTGGCAATGTGTGTAAACCAACGAGTCCTG aTTATGCATGGAGGTCTCTTCTCAGAGGATGGTGTAACTTTGGATCAGATTCGTAGCATTGAAAGAAATAGACAGCCACCAGACTCAG GCCCAATGTGTGACTTGTTATGGTCGGATCCACAGCCTCAG GATGGACGCTCTTCTAGTAAACGTGGTGTCAGCTGTCAGTTTGGTCCTGATGTCACACGACGGTTTTTGGAAGAAAATGGACTAGATTACATTATCCGCAGCCATGAAGTGAAGCCAGAAGGATATGAAGTGTCTCACAATGGTTTATGTGTTACAGTATTCTCTGCACCTAACTACTG TGATCAGATGGGTAATAAAGGAGCATACATACATCTCAATGGATCAGATTTGAAACCTAAGTTTCATCAGTTTGAGGCAGTG CCACACCCGAATGTAAAACCAATGATGTATGCAAATTCTCTGCTTCAGATGGGAATGATGTAA